A part of Dryobates pubescens isolate bDryPub1 chromosome 3, bDryPub1.pri, whole genome shotgun sequence genomic DNA contains:
- the SNX17 gene encoding sorting nexin-17, whose product MHFSIPETETRASDGGAAYVAYNIHVNGVLHCRVRYSQLLGLHEQLRKEYGANVVPAFPPKKIFTLTPAEVEQRREQLEKYMQAVRQDPMLGGSETFNSFLRKAQQETQQIPTEEVVLEVLLSNGQKVKVTILTSDQTEDVLEAVASKLDLPDDLIGYFSLFLVRETKDGAFSFVRKLQEFELPYVSVTSLHNPEFRIILRKSYWDSSYDDDVMEHRVGLNLLYAQTVSDIEHGWIPVNKEQHRQLKSLQEKVSKKEFIRLAQTLKYYGYLKFDPCVTDFPEKGCHVVVSAGNNELNFQVRLPSEQIKEGSFKVTRMRCWRVTSSVPMSNGPSGSSPGKSEVKLELAFEYLMSKDRLQWVTITSPQAIMLSICLQSMVDELMVKKSGGSIRKMFRRRVNGALRRSESQQAVKSPPLLDSPDASREPMAKLSSKLTSVSLRGISHSSSANDVGANDFHGNYAFEGIGDEDL is encoded by the exons ATGCACTTCTCCATCCCCGAGACCGAGACCCGCGCCAGCGACGGCGGAGCCGCCTACGTG GCTTACAACATCCACGTGAACGGGGTGTTGCACTGCCGAGTGCGCTacagccagctcctggggctgcatgAGCAG CTAAGGAAGGAATATGGCGCTAACGTGGTCCCAGCCTTCCCCCCAAAGAAGATCTTCACACTCACCCCAGCAGAGGTGGAGCAGCGAcgggagcagctggagaagtACATGCAGGCAG TGAGGCAGGACCCGATGCTGGGAGGCAGTGAGACCTTCAACAGCTTCCTGCGCAAGGCCCAGcag GAGACACAGCAGATacccacagaggaggtggtgctggaagtgctgctctccaatggCCAGAAGGTCAAGGTCACCATTCTTACCTCGGACCAGACGGAGGATGTCCTTGAG GCAGTGGCCTCCAAGCTGGATCTGCCAGATGACCTGATTGGATACTTTAGCCTCTTCCTAGTGAGGGAGACCAAGGATGGAGCTTTCTCCT TTGTGCGGAAGCTGCAGGAGTTTGAGCTGCCATATGTGTCTGTcaccagcctgcacaaccccgaGTTCAGGATCATCCTGCGCAAGAG CTACTGGGACTCCTCCTATGACGATGATGTAATGGAGCATCGCGTGGGGTTGAACTTGCTGTATGCACAG ACGGTGTCAGACATTGAGCATGGATGGATCCCTGTCAACAAGGAACAGCACCGGCAGCTGAAGTCCCTGCAGGAGAAAGTCTCCAAGAAGGAG TTCATCCGGCTGGCACAGACCCTGAAGTACTATGGCTATCTCAAGTTCGACCCCTGCGTTACTGACTTCCCCGAGAAGGGTTGCCACGTCGTGGTCAGCGCTGGCAACAACGAGCTCAACTTCCAGGTGCGGCTGCCCAGCGAGCAGATCAAGGAGGGCAGCTTCAAGGTCACGCGCATGCGGTGCTGGCGTGTCACGTCCTCG GTGCCTATGAGCAACGGTCCCTCGGGGAGCAGTCCAGGGAAGTCCGAGGTGAAGCTGGAGTTGGCTTTTGAGTATCTAATGAGCAAGGATCGACTGCAGTGGGTTACCATCACCAGTCCACAG GCAATCATGCTGAGCATCTGCCTGCAGTCCATGGTGGATGAGCTGATGGTGAAAAAGTCTGGAGGCAGTATCCGCAAG ATGTTTCGTCGGCGGGTAAATGGGGCCCTGCGGCGCTCAGAGAGCCAGCAAGCTGTGAAATCACCCCCACTGCTG gacTCACCCGATGCCTCCCGGGAGCCAATGGCCAAACTCTCG AGCAAGCTCACCTCTGTCAGCCTGCGAGGGATCAGCCACTCCAGCTCAGCTAACGACGTGGGCGCCAACGACTTCCATGGCAATTACGCCTTTGAGGGCATCGGTGACGAAGATCTGTAG
- the EIF2B4 gene encoding translation initiation factor eIF-2B subunit delta isoform X1, with the protein MRTSWPAGGTVGGRAGVMAERVAPGGTGPEAVAPLPTGPQVSRAGDQCGAGAEDRGPPDSLCLQAPELSREEKLQLRKEKKQQKKKKKSEKAAEPPEPGTPSEPGPPRVAAQPTAPPALADGPNDGEKPSGGKSKAELRAERRAKQEAERAQKQAKKAEQSQAAVAAKPRLTPTEPQSVVKRLPEHVQVDDPAAQRKLAKKLERQQVPLRQDYGTKVNLFSHLHQYSRKKPLTQQMSIPSTVIHPAVVRLGLQYSQGIINGSNARCIALLEVFKQLIQDYSTPPNEELSRDLVAKLKPHISFLNQCRPLSASMGNAIKFLKKEISSLPDSLREEEAKEKLQDTIDKYLREKILLAAEAISRSAFEKINDNDVILVYGCSSLVNRTLCDAHAKKGRAFRVIVVDSRPRLEGRETLRRLVRKGLHCTYVMINAISYVLPEVSKVLLGAHALLANGSVMSRVGTSQIALVSKAYNVPVLVCCETYKFCERVQTDSFVSNELDDPDDLIVLRKGQAQLGGWAENKSLRLLNLVYDVTPPDLVDLVITDLGMIPCTSVPVVLRVKSVDQ; encoded by the exons ATGCGGACCTCCTGGCCAGCAGGGGGCACTGTGGGCGGGCGGGCAGGTGTCATGGCGGAGCGTGTCGCGCCGGGCG GTACGGGCCCCGAAGCAGTCGCGCCGCTTCCGACGGGACCGCAGGTAAGCAGAGCCGGGGatcagtgtggggctggggccgAGGACCGTGGGCCGCCTGACAGTCTGTGCCTGCAGGCCCCGGAGCTGTCCCgagaggagaagctgcagctgcgtaaggagaagaagcagcagaagaagaagaagaaaagcgaGAAGGCAGCCGAGCCCCCGGAGCCCGGGACGCCCTCGGAGCCAGGGCCGCCGCGAG TAGCTGCTCAACCTacagcccccccagccttggCTGACGGCCCCAACGATGGTGAGAAGCCCTCAGGAGGCAAGAGCAAAGCTGAGCTGCGAGCAGAGCGCCGGGCCAAGCAGGAGGCCGAGCGGGCCCAGAAGCAAGCCAAGAAAGCAGAACAGAGCCAAGCAGCCGTAGCAGCCAAGCCCAGACTGACCCCAACCGAGCCTCAATCTG TGGTAAAGCGGCTGCCAGAGCACGTGCAGGTGGATGACCCTGCTGCCCAGAGGAAGCTAGCCAAGAAGTTGGAGCGGCAGCAG GTGCCTCTGAGGCAGGACTATGGGACCAAGGTCAACCTGTTCTCCCACTTGCACCAGTACAGCCGGAAGAAGCCACTGACACAGCAGATGAG catcccctccACGGTCATTCACCCAGCTGTGGTGCGCCTGGGCCTCCAGTATTCCCAGGGCATCATCAATGGCTCCAATGCCCGTTGCATCGCCCTGCTGGAAGTCTTCAAACAG CTGATCCAGGACTACTCAACTCCTCCCAATGAAGAGCTGTCACGGGACCTGGTGGCCAAGCTGAAGCCACACATCAG cttcctgaacCAGTGCCGGCCCCTTTCAGCCAGCATGGGCAATGCCATTAAGTTCCTCAAGAAGGAGATCTCTTCCCTGCCTGACTCcctgagagaggaggag GcaaaggagaagctgcaggacaCTATTGACAAGTATCTGCGAGAGAAGATTCTTTTGGCAGCTGAAGCCATTTCACGGTCTGCCTTTGAGAAGATAAATGACAACGATGTGATCCTGGTGTATGGATG CTCCTCCCTGGTGAACCGCACACTGTGTGATGCCCACGCAAAGAAGGGCCGGGCCTTCCGTGTGATCGTGGTGGACAGCCGGCCGCGACTGGAGGGCCGGGAGACGCTGCGCCGGCTGGTGCGGAAAGGCCTTCATTGCACCTACGTCATGATCAACGCCATCTCCTACGTGCTGCCCGAG GTCTCCAAAGTGCTGCTAGGAGCCCATGCGCTCCTGGCCAATGGCTCTGTCATGTCCCGGGTGGGGACATCCCAGATAGCGCTGGTCTCCAAGGCCTACAATGTGCCTGTCCTGGTGTGCTGCGAGACATACAAGTTCTGTGAGAGAGTGCAGACAGACTCTTTCGTCTCCAACGAGCTGG atgATCCTGATGATCTCATTGTGCTCCGAAAGGGCCAGGCCCAGCTAGGTGGCTGGGCTGAGAACAAGTCCTTGCGCCTCCTCAACCTGGTCTACGACGTGACACCACCTGACCTGGTGGATCTGGTCATCACAGACTTGGGCATGATCCCCTGCACCTCGGTGCCTGTTGTCCTGCGTGTCAAGAGTGTGGATCAATAG
- the ZNF513 gene encoding zinc finger protein 513 isoform X2 encodes MILWFHDPRGVSADTLVGKIAIPAYALSDDDCSSGYQQLSVESDPEEGGEPGPAALPCRQCGLQLAASLGQSCLQCAGTEAGRSQRIVYSCQLCPFASHYSSHLKRHMKTHNGEKPFACPQCAYASAQLVNLTRHLRTHTGEKPYRCTGCSFACSSLGNLKRHERVHSQDKPFQCAACDYRCNQSRNLKRHMLSHRMPEGEGPHRQDKDTEPLLPELNLHVGSGSGPFLPGCTRLRGEEAAALPELLFPFTCRMCGLVLDDGFAQDEGLAEQVCGRCSLAVLGTEPGASPRKGTGDKGFACSLCPFVTHYPNHLARHMKTHSGEKPFACPLCPYASAHLDNLKRHQRVHTGEKPYKCQLCDYACGNLANLKRHGRIHSGDKPFQCSLCSYSCNQSMNLKRHMLRHTGEKPFQCRDCSYTTGHWDNYKRHQKIHGHAAESWVNPRNAKALLAPPAVGTALP; translated from the exons atgattctgtggttccatgaccCCCGCGGTGTTTCAGCAGACACGCTGGTGGGGAAGATCGCCATCCCGGCATACGCGCTGAGCGACGACGACTGCTCCTCCGGCTACCAGCAGCTGAGCGTGGAGAGCGACCCTGAGGAGGGGGGCGAGCCGGGCCCAGCCGCGCTGCCCTGCCGCCAGTgcgggctgcagctggctgccagcctcgggcagagctgcctgcagtgcgCAGGCACCGAGGCGGGCCGCAGTCAGCGCATCGTCTACTcgtgccagctctgccccttcGCCTCCCACTACTCCAGCCACCTCAAGCGCCACATGAAGACCCACAACGGGGAGAAGCCGTTCGCCTGCCCTCAGTGTGCCTAcgcctctgcccagctggtgAACCTGACCCGGCACCTGCGTACGCACACCGGGGAGAAGCCGTACCGCTGCACGGgctgcagctttgcctgcagcagcctgggcaaccTCAAGCGCCACGAGCGGGTCCACAGCCAGGACAAGCCCTTCCAGTGCGCCGCCTGCGACTATCGCTGCAACCAGAGCCGCAACCTGAAGCGGCACATGCTCAGCCACCGCATGCCCGAGGGCGAGGGACCGCACAGGCAGGACAAGGACACAG aacccctgctgccagagctgaacCTGCACGTGGGTAGCGGCAGCGGCCCCTTCCTGCCCGGTTGTACCCGGCTGCGGGGTGAGGAGGCAGCCGCGCTGCCCgagctgctcttccccttcACGTGCCGCATGTGTGGGCTGGTGCTGGACGACGGCTTTGCTCAGGATGAGGGCCTGGCCGAGCAGGTCTGCGGGCGCTGCAGCCTGGCGGTGCTGGGCACCGAACCGGGAGCCAGCCCCCGCAAAGGCACTGGGGACAAAGGCTTcgcctgcagcctctgccccttcGTCACCCACTACCCCAACCACTTGGCGCGGCACATGAAGACGCACAGCGGGGAGAAGCCCTTCGCCTGCCCGCTTTGCCCCTATGCCTCTGCCCACCTCGACAACCTGAAGCGGCACCAGCGGGTGCACACAGGCGAGAAGCCCTACAAGTGCCAGCTCTGCGACTACGCCTGCGGCAACCTGGCCAACCTCAAGCGTCACGGGCGCATCCACTCGGGTGACAAGCCTTTCcagtgcagcctctgcagctacagctgcaaccagagcaTGAACCTGAAGCGGCACATGCTGCGGCACACAGGCGAGAAGCCCTTCCAGTGCCGGGACTGCTCCTACACCACTGGCCACTGGGACAACTACAAGCGCCACCAGAAGATCCACGGCCAcgcagctgagagctgggtcAACCCGCGCAATGCCAAAGCCCTCCTGGCCCCTCCAGCTGTGGGCACGGCCTTGCCCTGA
- the EIF2B4 gene encoding translation initiation factor eIF-2B subunit delta isoform X2: MRTSWPAGGTVGGRAGVMAERVAPGGTGPEAVAPLPTGPQVSRAGDQCGAGAEDRGPPDSLCLQAPELSREEKLQLRKEKKQQKKKKKSEKAAEPPEPGTPSEPGPPRAAQPTAPPALADGPNDGEKPSGGKSKAELRAERRAKQEAERAQKQAKKAEQSQAAVAAKPRLTPTEPQSVVKRLPEHVQVDDPAAQRKLAKKLERQQVPLRQDYGTKVNLFSHLHQYSRKKPLTQQMSIPSTVIHPAVVRLGLQYSQGIINGSNARCIALLEVFKQLIQDYSTPPNEELSRDLVAKLKPHISFLNQCRPLSASMGNAIKFLKKEISSLPDSLREEEAKEKLQDTIDKYLREKILLAAEAISRSAFEKINDNDVILVYGCSSLVNRTLCDAHAKKGRAFRVIVVDSRPRLEGRETLRRLVRKGLHCTYVMINAISYVLPEVSKVLLGAHALLANGSVMSRVGTSQIALVSKAYNVPVLVCCETYKFCERVQTDSFVSNELDDPDDLIVLRKGQAQLGGWAENKSLRLLNLVYDVTPPDLVDLVITDLGMIPCTSVPVVLRVKSVDQ; encoded by the exons ATGCGGACCTCCTGGCCAGCAGGGGGCACTGTGGGCGGGCGGGCAGGTGTCATGGCGGAGCGTGTCGCGCCGGGCG GTACGGGCCCCGAAGCAGTCGCGCCGCTTCCGACGGGACCGCAGGTAAGCAGAGCCGGGGatcagtgtggggctggggccgAGGACCGTGGGCCGCCTGACAGTCTGTGCCTGCAGGCCCCGGAGCTGTCCCgagaggagaagctgcagctgcgtaaggagaagaagcagcagaagaagaagaagaaaagcgaGAAGGCAGCCGAGCCCCCGGAGCCCGGGACGCCCTCGGAGCCAGGGCCGCCGCGAG CTGCTCAACCTacagcccccccagccttggCTGACGGCCCCAACGATGGTGAGAAGCCCTCAGGAGGCAAGAGCAAAGCTGAGCTGCGAGCAGAGCGCCGGGCCAAGCAGGAGGCCGAGCGGGCCCAGAAGCAAGCCAAGAAAGCAGAACAGAGCCAAGCAGCCGTAGCAGCCAAGCCCAGACTGACCCCAACCGAGCCTCAATCTG TGGTAAAGCGGCTGCCAGAGCACGTGCAGGTGGATGACCCTGCTGCCCAGAGGAAGCTAGCCAAGAAGTTGGAGCGGCAGCAG GTGCCTCTGAGGCAGGACTATGGGACCAAGGTCAACCTGTTCTCCCACTTGCACCAGTACAGCCGGAAGAAGCCACTGACACAGCAGATGAG catcccctccACGGTCATTCACCCAGCTGTGGTGCGCCTGGGCCTCCAGTATTCCCAGGGCATCATCAATGGCTCCAATGCCCGTTGCATCGCCCTGCTGGAAGTCTTCAAACAG CTGATCCAGGACTACTCAACTCCTCCCAATGAAGAGCTGTCACGGGACCTGGTGGCCAAGCTGAAGCCACACATCAG cttcctgaacCAGTGCCGGCCCCTTTCAGCCAGCATGGGCAATGCCATTAAGTTCCTCAAGAAGGAGATCTCTTCCCTGCCTGACTCcctgagagaggaggag GcaaaggagaagctgcaggacaCTATTGACAAGTATCTGCGAGAGAAGATTCTTTTGGCAGCTGAAGCCATTTCACGGTCTGCCTTTGAGAAGATAAATGACAACGATGTGATCCTGGTGTATGGATG CTCCTCCCTGGTGAACCGCACACTGTGTGATGCCCACGCAAAGAAGGGCCGGGCCTTCCGTGTGATCGTGGTGGACAGCCGGCCGCGACTGGAGGGCCGGGAGACGCTGCGCCGGCTGGTGCGGAAAGGCCTTCATTGCACCTACGTCATGATCAACGCCATCTCCTACGTGCTGCCCGAG GTCTCCAAAGTGCTGCTAGGAGCCCATGCGCTCCTGGCCAATGGCTCTGTCATGTCCCGGGTGGGGACATCCCAGATAGCGCTGGTCTCCAAGGCCTACAATGTGCCTGTCCTGGTGTGCTGCGAGACATACAAGTTCTGTGAGAGAGTGCAGACAGACTCTTTCGTCTCCAACGAGCTGG atgATCCTGATGATCTCATTGTGCTCCGAAAGGGCCAGGCCCAGCTAGGTGGCTGGGCTGAGAACAAGTCCTTGCGCCTCCTCAACCTGGTCTACGACGTGACACCACCTGACCTGGTGGATCTGGTCATCACAGACTTGGGCATGATCCCCTGCACCTCGGTGCCTGTTGTCCTGCGTGTCAAGAGTGTGGATCAATAG
- the SLC30A3 gene encoding probable proton-coupled zinc antiporter SLC30A3, translated as MEPPTGTESSRLVSPRGARADSSLRLKSVFAGSSDTLAPPDPPGPDSRCHCSPPIPIPGPGKLQARRQLSIACAVCCIFMVGEVIGGYLAHSLAIMTDAAHLLTDVGSMSVSLFSLWVSTRPPTKTMTFGWHRSETMGALASVLSIWVVTGALVYLAAARIISNDYEIEARAMLATSACAVGVNLVMAYILHQGPTGHGHSHSTQGYEQLESTGVCLPGYDPLPGSTSIRAAFIHVVGDLLQSIGVLVAATIIYFKPQCKIADPISTLFFSIFVLGSTFTILRDVFRVLMEGSPRGVEFDAVKEMLLGVNGVKGTHDLHLWALTLSHHAVSVHVAVESSVDPEMVLRDAVTQLQAKFGFASCTVQVEPYREDMATCHHCQDPRA; from the exons ATGGAGCCACCGACCGGCACTGAGAGCTCCCGGCTGGTCAGCCCGCGGGGCGCCCGAGCCGACAGCAGCCTGCGTCTCAAAAG TGTATTTGCAGGTTCCTCGGACACCCTGGCGCCACCTGACCCTCCGGGCCCGGATTCCCGCtgccactgcagcccccccatccccatcccaggcCCGGGGAAGCTCCAGGCTCGGCGACAGCTGAGCATCGCCTGCGCCGTCTGCTGCATCTTCATGGTTGGGGAGGTGATAG GTGGGTACCTGGCACACAGCCTGGCCATCATGACGGATGCAGCTCACCTGCTGACGGATGTGGGCAGCATGTCTGtcagccttttctctctctgggtCTCCACCCGCCCACCCACCAAGACCATGACCTTTGGCTGGCACCGCTCAG AGACTATGGGAGCGCTGGCCTCCGTGCTCTCCATCTGGGTGGTGACTGGGGCTCTTGtctacctggctgctgcccGCATCATCAGCAATGACTACGAGATCGAGGCACGAGCCATGCTGGCTACTTCTGCCTGCGCTGTCGGCGTCAACTTGGT catgGCCTACATCCTGCACCAGGGTCCCACcggccatggccacagccatAGCACACAGGGCTacgagcagctggagagcactgGTGTCTGCCTGCCTGGCTATGACCCTCTACCCGGCAGCACCAGCATCCGTGCAGCCTTCATCCATGTGGTGGgtgacctgctgcagagcattgGAGTCCTCGTGGCTGCCACTATCATCTACTTCAAG CCCCAGTGCAAGATTGCAGATCCTATCAGCACCCTCTTCTTCTCCATTTTTGTCCTTGGCTCCACCTTCACCATCCTCAGGGATGTCTTCAGGGTCCTCATGGAAG GGTCACCACGGGGCGTCGAGTTCGATGCGGtgaaggagatgctgctgggggtgaACGGGGTGAAGGGCACCCATGACCTGCACCTCTGGGCCCTAACGCTGAGCCACCACGCTGTGTCGGTGCACGTGGCTGTTG AGTCCAGCGTCGACCCCGAGATGGTGCTGCGGGATGCtgtcacccagctgcaggccaaGTTTGGCTTTGCCTCGTGCACGGTGCAGGTGGAGCCCTATCGGGAGGACATGGCCAcctgccaccactgccaggaTCCCCGCGCCTGA
- the GTF3C2 gene encoding general transcription factor 3C polypeptide 2, whose amino-acid sequence MASSASRAPRCRERSRRGRSGRGAACPGRSRSRSRAQEGHKHPHGLELSEDGVEAVKSQQKTVLNQNPKNSPSDPHGTEPTEGEGHGEPSGTSQNGSVSPTKGKRGRKPKAEMLLLKLSQDLECPSSKPICVQKMLGNSEAAGALENTTGGRPKRRAAKVALLYLQELAEDLTSVYQSSPPTEGAQEPEPELEPVQKRRRKRRKKEEEMDSDDLTQDADFVPSKDVLLEAEEEGSDGPLSEVSEPELETLQGHGGRASSRSKPPCRGLAPNGFHNSIMAPVEKSSSLTCNLRDQQHSQWEFPDWIPLAHKWICLSESEAALYMPAEEKSPFFSIQREGIDDNGVLYRVNRFGSLQPHEERRDMSFFAGGPVWAMEWCPCPEGSAASQYVALYCHRSMEEAHSMAGLHNGPALLQLWGLGTLQHNQGSADKARLAYGIAADHGCVWDMKFCPSGAWEPPTTARKLPQMSRLGLLAVAFSDGKVVLYPLPHPEALRQAKTTQVKDGSFHKHVICKVQGIATLQVGSIQAGNASECGQCFSLSWMPSKPHHHLAAGFYDGTVAIWNLLTKSLLQCVRQPNGSLKLYPFQCFLAHDHAVRSIEWCKANSNFLVTAGSDRKIKFWDLRRLHEPINSIKRFLSTEVAWLLPYNGVTVAQDNCYASYGLCGIHYIDAGYLGFKAYFVAPRKGTVWSISGSDWLNTIAAGDITGELVAAVLPDLSICPLNVRRSSDRRFPVYKADLLPCSPPGSEGGEKLPRTRLYREMVTKTYIRFRDTDLRSFKNFSSREPMRRMHKQEAKAELSLDRLQLESLHKVRFSPNLDSLGWLVSGGQAGIVRAHCLAGLASSVAHQLLPERHACFHSLYGDKPGSNSSGKNSPMPV is encoded by the exons ATGGCGTCAAGCGCCTCCCGTGCACCGCGCTGCCGGGAGCGGAGCCGTCGAGGCCGATCGGGACGGGGAGCAGCATGTCCCGGGCGTAGTCGGAGccgcagcagggcacaggagg GACACAAACATCCACATGGTTTGGAGCTCTCAGAGGATGGAGTAGAAGCTGTCAAATCACAGCAAAAAACTGTCCTCAACCAAAACCCGAAAAATAGCCCTAGTGACCCCCATGGTACAGAACCTACAGAGGGTGAGGGACACGGGGAGCCCTCGGGGACCTCTCAGAACGGGTCCGTGTCACCCACAAAGGGAAAGCGTGGGCGGAAGCCCAAGGCAGAGATGTTGCTGCTGAAACTGTCTCAGGACCTGGAGTGTCCGAGCTCAAAGCCCATCTGTGTGCAGAAGATGCTGGGGAACAgtgaggcagcaggagccctggagaACACCACTGGTGGGCGCCCCAAAAGGCGGGCAGCCAAAGT GGCTTTGCTgtacctgcaggagctggcagaggatcTGACATCTGTGTATCAGTCCTCACCTCCCACTgagggtgcccaggagccagagcCAGAACTTGAGCCAGTCCAGAAGAGGCGTCGGAAacggaggaagaaggaggaggaaatggaCAGCGATGATCTCACGCAAGATGCCGACTTTGTCCCCTCAAAGGACGTGCTGctagaggcagaggaggaagggagtgaTGGACCCCTCAGTGAGGTGTcagagccagagctggagacGCTCCAAGGACATGGTGGAAGGGCATCCTCG AGATCCAAGCCTCCATGCCGAGGCCTTGCTCCCAATGGCTTCCACAACTCCATCATGGCCCCAGTGGAGAagagctccagcctcacctgcaacCT GCGGGATCAGCAGCACTCACAGTGGGAGTTTCCTGACTGGATCCCTTTGGCACACAAGTGGATATGTCTCTCTGAAAG TGAAGCTGCCCTGTACATGCCAGCCGAGGAGAagtctcctttcttttccatcCAGCGGGAGGGCATCGATGATAACGGAGTTTTGTACAGGGTGAACAG GTTcggctccctccagccccatgaGGAGCGCCGGGATATGTCCTTCTTTGCAGGCGGCCCCGTCTGGGCGATGGAGTGGTGCCCGTGCCcggagggctcagcagcctcacagtacGTGGCTCTCTACTGCCACAGGAGCATGGAGGAGGCACACAGCATGGCTGGGCTCCACAACGGCCCagcactcctgcagctctggggcctggGCACGCTGCAGCACAATCAGGG ctctgctgacaaagccaggctggcttACGGCATCGCTGCTGATCATGGCTGTGTCTGGGACATGAAGTTCTGCCCCAGCGGCGCCTGGGAGCCACCCACCACTGCCAGGAAG CTCCCACAGATGAGCCGGCTGGGCCTGCTGGCCGTGGCCTTCTCAGATGGCAAGGTGGTGCTGTACCCCCTCCCACACCCCGAGGCCCTGCGACAAGCCAAGACAACCCAGGTAAAAG ATGGGTCCTTCCACAAGCACGTTATCTGCAAG GTACAAGGTATTGCCACGCTCCAAGTGGGCTCTATCCAGGCAGGGAATGCCTCTGAGTGTGGCCAgtgcttcagcctctcctggatgcCATCTAAGCCCCATCATCATCTGGCAGCAGGTTTTTATGATG GGACCGTGGCCATCTGGAACCTGCTCACCAagtccctgctgcagtgtgtgcgCCAGCCCAATGGCTCCCTCAAGCTCTACCCTTTCCAGTGCTTTCTAGCCCATGACCACGCTGTCCGGAGCATCGAGTGGTGCAAAGCCAACAG CAACTTCCTGGTCACGGCAGGGAGTGACCGCAAGATCAAGTTCTGGGATCTGCGGCGGCTCCACGAGCCCATCAACAGCATCAAGCGGTTCCTCAGCACCGaggtggcctggctgctgccctacAACGGCGTCACTGTGGCCCAGGACAACTGCTACGCCTC TTATGGTCTCTGTGGGATCCACTACATCGACGCTGGGTACTTGGGCTTCAAGGCTTATTTTGTGGCCCCTCGCAAGGGGACCGTGTGG AGCATTTCTGGCTCAGACTGGCTGAACACAATAGCTGCAGGCGACATCACCGGCGAGCTGgtagctgcagtgctgcccgaTCTGTCCATCTGCCCCCTCAACGTCAGGCGCTCCTCGGACCGCAGATTT CCAGTCTACAAGGCcgacctgctgccctgcagccccccagggtcagagggtggtgagaagctGCCAAGAACCAGACTCTACAGGGAGATGGTGACCAAGACCTACATTCGATTCCGGGACACAGACCTG CGCAGCTTCAAGAATTTCTCCAGCCGGGAGCCGATGCGCAGGATGCACAAACAGGAGGCgaaggctgagctgagccttgaCCGTCTGCAGCTAGAGTCCCTGCACAAA GTGCGCTTCAGCCCCAACCTGGACTCACTCGGCTGGCTGGTGTCAGGCGGGCAGGCAGGCATCGTGCGGGCAcactgcctggcagggctggcctcCAGCGTGGCAcaccagctgctcccagagcgCCATGCCTGCTTCCATTCCCTCTATGGGGATAAGCCTGGCAGCAACAGCTCTGGCAAGAACTCCCCAATGCCAGTGTAG